The Nicotiana tomentosiformis chromosome 2, ASM39032v3, whole genome shotgun sequence genome includes the window CGTGCTATATTGCAAAGACAAGTGATAGCTTCTTTTTACCCTaccctttgatttttttttttgacaatTACAACTAGCTGAACCATAAGAAATTAAGCATTATTTCAACTAATCTGGTAAGTGTTGGTAACTGAAGTCTAATTTGTCAGAAAGCTAGTTTGAATCAGTACCAACATTTGAACGCAAGTTGTCTACATATATCATCTATCATTATTGTGTTTTCTCCCTTTTAGCTAGTAAGTTCAGCTATAAAAAAAACAAATAGACGAGGAAGTCCTTGATATGTTTCTATTGTCTCTCTTTCCACTTAAACCAACTCTGAGGGAATATCAGATTTAACTTGCAAATCCAAACTCATATAATCTACTTGTTAACATGATTatacttgattgatttgggaagcTCATGGCCCTCGTTTGGAATTATCTTCCCGTCTACTTGATTAATAAGTTTAGCCTCCTGAATGATTTCGCCTAATGCACAATTTCAAAAGGGACTCAGTTGAATTTGAAGTAATTCAGAATCCACCCAATCTTCTAGGCAAAAAATAAAGCACAATTGCTATTGAGATTTGATAAATCAGGGATTTAGATTTTAGGCTTGGTTTcaaaaattactttatatacatagTGGTAAATATAAAAActtttaacgggttaacggtttatccaATAAGAAAATTGATTAATACGCCCCCAAACCATTAAACCGTTAATTATCAATCAGTTCACCAACTATTATCCTCATAACACGgtaccaataagccaataagccatTTTTCGATTCGGTTAGTGGTtacggttcgattttgaacaaccGTAATCAAAACCCTAGAAAAAAGCTATAGCTACTCATACAATAACTCAAAAACACACAAACCATTGTCAGACCAAAATCCATAGAAATAAAGatagaaaagtaaagaaaaaatctTCGATTCGTCTTGTGGAATGGACTTGAGGATCTTCCGGGCTCAATTTTACTTCAACAATGATGTTCCTTGCCTTCTCATGGCAAGAATGCGACTGAAATAAGGGTTAGAAGCTTTTATATCACGTCCCTAAGCCAAATAACTAAGTTGCCCCTCAAAATAAAATGCAAGCGAATTTGTACTTGTTCTATAGATGTGCTTCGGGGGGAACAGGGGGTGGGGCAGGAGGTAAGGCAGGGGTTagggggtggggcgggaggcaagggaggtaaagggaacaagggtgtctgtaggttgagaattgggtcatagaacataggtacattgacgggtaagtctatagagttggcAAAGATCCTCTAGAAGAtgagggtcaatatagcgtgtgtccaggagactaggtgggtagggtcgagggcgaaAGACGCcgacgggtataaactttggtactcaggagtccagaaaggtaagaattGTGGATAGGGAACTCAGAGAGTCTGTTGTcgaggttagacgagtgaatgatagattgatgattattaagttggtggttggagagtgcaccctaaacatcattagcgcctatgcgccgcatgtgggcctaaatgaggaggttaaacgacacttctgggaggggttagatgagattgtgcgtcGGGTTCCGCCTATTGAGAAACTATTCATATGAGGGAATTTCcatgggcatattgggtcgactGCAGGTGGTTATGGtgaggtgcatggaggcttcggttttaggaagaggaacggaggaggtacatcgttgttggacttcgctaaggcttttgggttggtgattgcgaactctaacTTTCCAAAGAGGGAgaggcatttggttacttttcaaaatgtggtggcgaagactcagattgactatctcctcctcaggagagGTAACAGAGGactgtgcaaggattgcaaggtgattccgggtgagatactcgcgatGCAACATAgtctcttggtgatggacgttaaTATTATGTTAAATATGAGGAAAATGTCTACTCGAGGAAGTCCGaaaatcaggtggggagccttaactaaggataaagcccaagagttggaggggcggttatcggctatgggagcttggatGAGCAGTGGTGACACGAGCACAATGTGGTCAGCGACAacagactgtattagggaggctgcgagagaggtgttaggagtctcgacgggcgtctctggtgggcataaaggagactggtggtggaatgaagtggttcaAGGTAAAATGGAAGCTAAGAAGGCGGCGTACCTAAAGTTAGTGGAGAGCATAGATGAGAAGGAGAGGCGAGCATGGATGGAGAGGTATAAGACaactaggaaggaggctaagctggcggtcacagaggctaagactgcggcttatggtcgtatgtatgAGGAACTGGGGAAAAAggcggggagaagaagttattccggctggccaagttgagagagaggaaggctcgggatttggaccgagtgagatgcatcaaggacgaagatggtagggtattaatggaagatgcccagattaagaggagatgtcagacttactttcataaacttctgaatgaagaaggggatcaggatattgtgctaggcgaattggagcattccgagagtcaccgtgactttgggtactgcaggtaTATCGAGGTTGATGAGGTCATGAAaactatgcgtaagatgagtaggggcagagcgaccgggccaaaCGAGATTccagtggaattttggaagtgtgtggggagagcaggtttggagtggttgactaggttgtttaatgttatttttaaggcgaagaggatgccggatgagtaaAAGTGGAGTACGGTAGTCCCaatgtataagaacaaaggtgatatccagagttgtaacaattataggggtatcaaattattgAGTCATACCataaaagtgtgggagagggtggttgaagtgaGGATGAGGATGAcaatgtctgtatccgacaaccagttcgggttcatgccaggtcgttcgactacagaagctatacaccttgttaggaggttggtggaactgtacagagagaggaagaaagatctacacatggtgtttattgacctagagaaagcgtatgacaaggttcctagagaagttctctggagatgcctggaggcaaaaggtgtgtcggttccctacattatggcgattaaggacatgtatgatggagctaagactcaggttaggacagtaggaAGCGACTCTAAGCATTTTttggttgtaatggggttacaccaaggttttgcgctcagtccgttcttattcgtcCTGGTGatcgacgcgttaacacaccatattcaaggggaggtgctatggtacatgctattcgccgataacatagttctgattgatgagtcgcgagccggtgttaacgagaggctagagttttggagacaggctcttgagtctaagggtttcaagctaaGCAGGACAAAGACGGAATACCTGAAGTGTaaattcagcgctgagccaggggaagtgggcgtgaatgtgaggcttgaatcacaggtcatcccgagtagaggcagcttcaagtaccttggttcggttatccagagaggaggggagatcgacgaggatgtcacacaccatattggggtaggatggatgaagtggaggttagcatctggagtcctgtgtgtcaaaagagtgccaccaatactcaaaggtaagttctataaagcggtagTTAGACCGACCATGttatatggggctgagtgttggcccgttaagaactcacatatccagaagatgaaagtagcagaaatgaggatgttgaggtggatgtgcgggcatactaggatagataagattaggaatgatgttattcgggagaaggtgcacgtggctcccattgatgacaagatgcgggaagcaaggcttagatggttcagacttgttcaaaggagaagcccagatactctggtacggaggtgtgagcagctggttgtggagggcacgagaagaggtagaggacagCCTAAGAAGtagtggggagaggtgatcagacaggatatggcgaggctccagatttccgaggacataacacttgataggaagatatggaggtcgagtattagagttgtaggttaggatgtagttgagtcttgacttatttcgtaccattgtgggactagccaggtaggatttttgtctaagaTTGCTAGTGACAATATTGTGTTTTACTaattcgcttttcagtgcatgtcctatttactaactatcgcttttgctttgtatctttcttctgcatttcatgatgttcctatttttcatatgattgttgtggtgatactaatattgtctccttttatcctttgtctttttattttcttgagccgagggtctttcggataTAAtttctctactcctttggggtaggggtaaggtatgcgtacacactaccctcctcagaccccattagtgaaattttactaggttgttattgttattattgtctATAGCTGTGCTTCACATAGGATTTGGTTGAAATTCTAGATTTTCCTTAGCTTTTTTTGTGCTATGAGAAGTTACTTCACTGTCTGGGTCACAATTTTTCCGtaattttcctgtgctataggtAGTTACTTCATTGTCTCGGTTAcgatttttcttttatttcttcagtAATTGCCTTTTAGCTGCATTATTGctcaaatcacctctatttttcaCACTTGACTTCCTACATAACAAATTTCAAATATTAAGCTCAATTGGTCATATTTTAACCTTCAAAACACTTAAAAATACATCAAAGTATGGGTAAAATATATCAGGTTACATGTAAATTTGGCATATTATCAAAGTACTCGACAATCACAATAGATGATTTTGAAACATATAGTTTTCGATTTATAGGAGGAAGAGATCAAGGACAGAACAGGTCCCACTAGGCGTGCTAATTTATTTGCATTTCACAATATGAAAAATAAAGTGCAAGAAGaataattttattgatgaatCTTTGCGGGTACAATTCTATTTATTCCGTTGATTATTCCTCCGAAATATTTTTAATGATTCGAGGGCTGGAGTAGCGTGTTTCTCGAACGTATGATGATGTAGACTTCCTTGGATTTATTTGATATCCATGAAAGTATGTTGTGGATCTTCTTGAAGTATTTGATTATCAAGAATTATTCGACCACATCTTGATCTCTTTGTGAGTATACGTGAGTTTATGGGATTTTCGATATGAACTCCATTTTTTCAAGATGTTTTTTTTAAGGGAGTATGTAACTCTTTTTATAGGAGTGGCCTAGTGTTAGGGTAGAATATCCTCCAAGTTAGGGTTTTGGTAGAGTAGCCTCCAAGCAACCCTAATACACTACTATAATTTCATTAGTAGTCTTGTAATGTCTTGAATTTAGGTTTTAGCCAAAATTTCGTATGAGCTTGCTCCGTTAAAATTTCGATGTCTACAAaactttttcaatttttttttgcaAAAATAGTGCAATACTTTTTCTTTTCTAGCATTTGTTGAGAAACAATTTCTACATAAAAAAATaacactttttttttaatttataaaatgCACAATTAGACATAAAGTACCCACTATAATTAAAGAGACAATACTTTAGGACAAAAGGTATTTTTTATAGATCCTCTCTAGCGTGACTCAAACTCAGGACCTAACGGCCGTGAGTGGAGGTGCtttaccaactgagcaagcctcACTTGTCCATTGAAGAGTATTACATATCAAGAAAGATTACTTATAGTATTATAGGATAAACGGGCTAAACACGTGTGAGGTTAGAGCATGAGCTAAAATTACGAGTTCGCATATGGATCGTATGAAATGTCTCAATTATTATTCTAAAGTTATGTTTTTTAAATAAACTTAGGTCTCGCTTGTTTGCACTTAATTACATGAATGTCtaaatcttaatcattcagaccTCAGTCATTAGGTGCATTTGTTTATTAGATATGCAATttaatcattcagatcttaaCCATTTaggttttttttaaaataaaatttttacaACCATTTAATGGGACTGGATAGGGTCTTAATATCATGAAGATGTTATACATTCaagaatttttataaaaataatatttcactatTACTCCTACACTTTTACCACTAATCACCATCACAGCTGCTACCGTTGTCTAGATTACCACCACTCATTAGCCCACCACCCATTACCACCATCCTCGGCCAAAAATACCACTGGTACCAAGCATGAATGTCAGTTTTCACTACCATTAGCTATCATTTACAACCATCACTGCCAACCACCATTACCACAATAATTACCAATCACCGCTATCAACCCATATATGTCATTCGTCAAGTCACTGTTATCAGCCGCCACCGCCACCATCAAATACCACTGTTAATTACTACTGTCATCCACCATATATCACTCATAATCACCACTAtgaaccaccaccaccaccaactgCTACCCAGTTGACACCCACAACCACCAATGTTCCCAATCATCACCACCAACCaccatatatttttttaaaaataatttatttctaCAGTGTTAGATTAATTAGTACTATTTAATTTGAATTTATATTTATTACTGTTTAATAAAGACAATATTTACACATTCGAGCGTAGAGAAAACAAAGAGTATTAATTATTTAATATTCAGATCTCTAATATAATATCTTAATATTcagatatttatttaaatttagatattttaattttaatacatatattaaTATTCATTTGTATAGTTAGATTTAGACGCATTAATCTTGATAAAAATAAATGAGGCGTTAGTATGCTTGAAACATTTGCATTTGTTCAATTAACATCTAATAAAACCACCTGGGATGTCCATTTGATAACTTCATGGTGAACCATGAATATTTGTACTATCTGCAGAAAGTGTTGTACTAAGATTCTATCTTGCAgatttttctttcctttcttcttttcaaaATACACTCTTCTTTGTTCAGTGTTATCAGTGGAGGCAAGAAAATATGCAGGGGTGCGCAGCTCTTTCCTGTTCTTCAAACGCCATCTCTTCTGCTCCAGTTGGTCTCTTCTTTACTCAAACACTAACACTTCCCTTTCGAAATCAAAGCATTGGGCTTTTGACAAACCCATCTTCTTTTCCTGCTCAATCAAGCTTCAAGATTTTCCATGTTCGCCAAAGCACCCTCCCTTTGCGTCACTGCACTGGTAAATTCTCCTTCTCattaaagtttcaatcttttttGGTTATTGAGCTTCAACTCATAATTCTTAGATTTTTTTCTGACTTTTTCCTAACTGGGTTTCTGCACTGAATTTGCGTGCTTTCTCTGAAGAGTTTTTCTTTAATTCAACCTGCTGTTCTAGTTTGTGGTAATGAAACATGTTTCTTTATGACAATCGTACTCTATTGAGGATTATTTTTCTAGAACTGAGCAAAACCTGGAATTTTGTGTCATTTTGTATTGTCTGAACTATTCGCTCGACACTGGTTAATCTTTAGTTGTATTGTCTGTaagtatattttgtatattcttAAGTATGATATGTTGTTACCCTAACCTTATGCAGGTGCGAGGCAATATTTAAATTTGTTAATCCAATTACAAGTTTCTTGCTTCAAGTCAAACACAGAATATAAAAAATTTACATATGATATTCAGTTATCTAGGAAGGATATCAGCTTATGTTAGTGTATGCTGTctaattaaattttctttttcatCATGATAATACCAATTCATCTGAATTTGTTATCGTCTGTGGAGTCGGTGCAATGATTGTCAAGCATCTAAATTGGGCTAGAGTATCAAAGTAGTCTCACTCATGAGAAAGATTATGAACAGTTTTTATAAAATCACACAGCTCTCAAGTAAACACCTTTTTATGTCTGTCGCATTTCAGCTACCGAGGAGATCTTGGAGACTAGTGAAACAGAGGGAGTCTTTGTTGAAACTGGGTACATATATAGTGTTCATGGGCTTCAAGGAGAGGTTCGGGTAAAGGCCGAGACTGATTTTCCTGAATTGCGATTTTCCAAGGTAGAACTATCAGAAACTTAATAGTGGGGCTGAATTCTTGTTTTGGCTTGCCATGTTATATCCTTTGTATGAAATCACTATTAATTCAGCCAGGAAGGCGATGGTTGAGGCAGCAAGTTTCAGGGAGAGAGATGGTTCAAGAAATCGAACTAGTGGAGGGAAGAGGTCATCCAGGACAGAAGAGTTGGATACTTAGATTCCATGAAATCAACACAGTAGAGCAGGTGATGTCAGTGTAACGATGTAATAACATTGCGTTTTCATGACCCCCACTATTTTGTTTTACCTCATGCACCATGTGCCTTATCTTTTCGTTTATGATGAACCAATTCTGAATCATGCATGTTCAAATCACACTGTGTCATTTAAAACAAGTGGCAATGTCATGTATACTAAAGGTGAAGAACTTTATATGGCACTATTATAAAATGGACGATGTTTGGCTCATCTTTTGTCAACCAATGACAATTGTTGCTAGCCTAGTAAATGGCAGCTTACTACAATCTCATGCCAGTCTTGTGTATTTTCTGAGGCATATTTTGGAAATGGACTTACTTTTAACCCTTGGGCATAAAAGTTTGATATATCTTGTTTTTCCAATTTTCCTCAGGCTCAAAAACTTGTTGGGTCGACTGTACTAGTGAAGGACGAAGATAGACCAGTCTTGGAAGAAGGTGAATATTACACCCGTGACCTTGTTGGGATGAGAGTTTTTCTAAAGGTTTGTGTTCCAAGGCATCAATCTGAGTTTCGCCAAAAGTAGATGTTTCTTTAGTTTAATTTCTATTGGAGGTGAGTCGTACTTAGAAGGAATTTTCTAATATGTGCTCCAGGAAACTAGAGAACCAGTGGGAACTGTTATTAATGTTTTCAACAGTGGAGCTAGTGATCTCCTACATGTTGAGCTTGACTCGAATATTAGTCTATCAGATCGAAATGGAAAGCCAAGGCTGGAAGGAGGGGCATCTGGTCCGCTTGTATGGGTTCCTTTTGTTGAAGCAATTGTTCCAACTGTTGATTTGAGTAAAAGGGAAATGTTGATTACACCTCCTAAAGGTCTTCTAGAGCTAAATATCCGTACTGATGAGAGGTCCAAGAAAGAGAGGCGACAGCTTGTGAGTTGCTTCTTTTTCACTATTTTGCCAGAATTTATTATATCGACACATGCTGTTACAGGGTTCTCTATTTACTTGCATCATATGCAATTATATCTAATCTTGTCCAGCACTGTTTAGCCGATTCATCTTAGCATCTGCATTTCTATGACACTCTTCCTATAAGTATATTGGACATCTGAGGCGTACCATTTACTCAATTGCTGGCCTAACAGCATATAGAACTTTGTGTTTCATTTTAGTTATCTTGTAATCACACATCCCATATCTCTCATCCATTTCAGTCATCCTATTTCAATTCTGTATTACGTTTTCGGCCATCTTGTTAGGCACCAATCTCACTTCACCTTTTTTCTTCTTATGTAGCTAAACTTGCAGTGCATATTTCCGGTCTTTATCTCTTCTTATCCTAAAAACCTTACTCAATGGAGTGCTCCTCCACACCTTCGGCTTTCGGTTGACTCATTCGCTAGTTTGATATATGAACACATCTATAAATAACACTTTTTGTACAAAGAGAAGTACAGATGATTGGTTCACTTGTTAGAAGATAGTACTTGCACCATCTATTCACATCGTGAATAGT containing:
- the LOC138904929 gene encoding uncharacterized protein, whose translation is MRVNIACVQETRWVGSRAKDADGYKLWYSGVQKGGYGEVHGGFGFRKRNGGGTSLLDFAKAFGLVIANSNFPKRERHLVTFQNVVAKTQIDYLLLRRGNRGLCKDCKVIPGEILAMQHSLLVMDVNIMLNMRKMSTRGSPKIRWGALTKDKAQELEGRLSAMGAWMSSGDTSTMWSATTDCIREAAREVLGVSTGVSGGHKGDWWWNEVVQGKMEAKKAAYLKLVESIDEKERRAWMERYKTTRKEAKLAVTEAKTAAYGRMYEELGKKAGRRSYSGWPS